One Pseudomonas entomophila genomic window carries:
- a CDS encoding substrate-binding periplasmic protein, with amino-acid sequence MPLTPALLSLLRPACLLLLLCLSPQAYSERLRIVSDDWAPYLYQDNAQAKGIDYEVTNEVFKRLGIEVEWEFLPWKRCMAMIQQGLADGVMDTFRVESRQGFLIYPDEPMSDVEFILYQARARRHTIERPEDLAGLTVGTSPGYNYGDAFDNSALFRRESAPTQEANFGKLALGRIDLLVTDRRVGRFLSRQLGMEQTVEALPMVISRRQQYLGLARKPGREQLAKAFSDELRRFKQEPAYAAIALRYDNLDNFPVTVEQQERSTR; translated from the coding sequence TTGCCCCTGACACCCGCCCTGCTCTCGCTCCTGCGCCCAGCTTGCCTTCTACTGCTCCTATGCCTGAGCCCCCAGGCATACAGTGAGCGGCTGCGTATCGTCAGTGATGACTGGGCGCCTTACCTCTACCAGGACAATGCCCAGGCCAAAGGCATCGACTACGAAGTCACCAACGAGGTATTCAAACGCCTGGGTATCGAGGTGGAGTGGGAATTCCTGCCCTGGAAGCGCTGCATGGCGATGATCCAGCAAGGGCTGGCTGACGGCGTGATGGATACTTTTCGGGTCGAATCGCGTCAGGGCTTCCTGATCTATCCGGACGAGCCCATGTCGGATGTCGAGTTCATCCTGTATCAGGCCCGCGCCCGGCGCCACACCATCGAACGCCCTGAAGACCTGGCCGGCCTGACCGTGGGGACCTCACCGGGCTACAACTATGGCGATGCCTTCGATAATTCTGCGTTGTTTCGCCGCGAGTCGGCCCCGACTCAGGAGGCCAATTTCGGCAAGCTGGCCCTGGGGCGCATCGACCTGCTGGTGACCGATCGCCGGGTCGGCCGCTTCCTGAGCCGGCAACTCGGCATGGAGCAGACGGTCGAGGCCCTGCCCATGGTGATCAGCCGCCGCCAGCAGTACCTGGGGCTGGCGCGCAAACCGGGCCGGGAGCAACTGGCCAAGGCCTTTTCGGATGAACTGCGGCGCTTCAAGCAGGAGCCGGCGTACGCCGCCATCGCCTTGCGATATGACAACCTGGATAACTTTCCTGTCACCGTTGAGCAGCAGGAACGCAGCACGCGCTGA